A window from Mogibacterium neglectum encodes these proteins:
- a CDS encoding L-lactate permease, with protein sequence MNIPVNFAMWGMAILPIIVLIVLMIKFRWGATEAAPVGLIVTIVSAMTFYKAPANLVAVESAKGVWSSLVILLIIWTAILLYQAGQEANAFLVIKNELSKLIPNELLLILALGWVFVSFLQGITGFGVPVAVGAPLLIGIGVRPIYAVTISLLGQAWGNTFGTLGAAWDALADSAGIKAGSDEYFKAAFWAAVFLLAWNLVTGGIICWFYGKGRAVRKAFPAVLILTLVGGGGQLVLSQINTTLSNFIPAVLALVIVMLLGRMRLYNTDWKIEESPIMDRTERSDKAEGEIPDMTLFQAFLPYLLLSAMTIAVLAIKPVNEALGQFKIGITVPETRTGYGIVNMSSDNYSPIAIFTQASMFLFLAAIIALAYYKKKEWIKEGGIKTAFANSISMTMPSGMAVIGLVIMSKIMGGTGQTIVLSQGIANVLGSKYLLLAPFVGLLGTFMTASNMSSNILFGGFQVTTANLLHVSTSGVLGAQTSGGAIGAAVSPSKIILGTTTANILGKEGEVLKILLAITIPATILIGAFLFTVFGI encoded by the coding sequence ATGAACATACCTGTTAATTTTGCGATGTGGGGCATGGCTATCTTGCCAATCATCGTATTAATCGTATTAATGATCAAATTCCGCTGGGGTGCTACTGAAGCTGCTCCAGTTGGATTGATTGTAACAATTGTATCTGCAATGACGTTTTACAAAGCGCCAGCCAATCTTGTTGCCGTTGAGAGTGCAAAAGGTGTATGGAGTTCTTTGGTAATACTTTTAATCATCTGGACGGCGATATTACTATATCAAGCAGGTCAAGAAGCGAACGCTTTTCTTGTGATCAAAAATGAGCTTAGCAAGCTCATTCCAAATGAGCTACTGCTGATATTAGCTCTCGGTTGGGTATTTGTAAGTTTCTTACAAGGAATTACTGGATTTGGGGTTCCAGTTGCAGTTGGAGCACCGCTATTAATAGGAATAGGTGTAAGACCAATATATGCTGTTACAATCTCGCTTCTAGGCCAGGCATGGGGAAATACCTTTGGCACATTGGGAGCAGCGTGGGATGCACTTGCCGATTCTGCTGGAATTAAAGCTGGAAGTGATGAGTATTTTAAGGCAGCTTTTTGGGCAGCGGTATTTCTGTTAGCATGGAATCTTGTTACAGGAGGTATTATTTGCTGGTTCTATGGTAAAGGCAGAGCTGTTCGCAAGGCATTTCCCGCTGTTCTTATTCTGACACTTGTTGGAGGAGGCGGACAACTAGTTCTCAGCCAGATTAATACGACGCTGAGTAACTTTATTCCTGCGGTTTTAGCTCTTGTTATAGTTATGCTTCTCGGCAGGATGAGGCTCTATAATACTGATTGGAAAATCGAAGAGTCTCCAATCATGGACAGAACCGAAAGAAGCGATAAAGCTGAAGGTGAAATTCCTGATATGACACTATTTCAGGCATTCCTTCCATATTTGCTTTTATCAGCTATGACGATTGCAGTTCTAGCTATAAAGCCTGTTAATGAAGCTCTTGGCCAATTTAAGATAGGCATCACAGTTCCAGAAACACGTACGGGATACGGAATTGTAAACATGAGCAGTGACAATTATTCGCCAATTGCGATATTTACACAGGCTAGCATGTTTCTTTTTCTTGCTGCCATAATAGCGCTTGCGTATTACAAGAAAAAGGAATGGATAAAGGAAGGGGGCATAAAAACTGCATTTGCAAATTCTATTTCTATGACCATGCCTTCAGGAATGGCAGTAATAGGACTTGTTATAATGTCAAAGATAATGGGTGGCACTGGTCAGACAATAGTTCTTTCACAGGGAATTGCAAATGTACTCGGAAGCAAGTACCTGCTACTCGCTCCGTTTGTTGGTCTTCTCGGAACATTCATGACGGCTAGCAATATGAGTTCAAATATATTATTTGGCGGATTCCAGGTCACTACTGCTAATTTACTTCATGTTTCTACTTCAGGAGTACTCGGTGCTCAGACTTCAGGTGGTGCTATTGGTGCTGCAGTTAGTCCAAGTAAAATTATTTTAGGCACGACTACGGCGAATATTCTCGGCAAAGAGGGTGAAGTGCTTAAGATTTTACTCGCTATAACAATTCCAGCAACGATATTAATCGGTGCTTTCTTGTTCACAGTATTTGGAATATAG
- the arcC gene encoding carbamate kinase, with product MAKKIVIALGGNALGNTVDEQREAVAHTAEVIVDLIAEGHDLIVTHGNGPQVGMIQNAMDALAATHHGYGAVPLPTSVAMSQGYIAIDLQNAIKYELKKRGMDKKVSSIISQTLVDPADEAFKNPTKPIGSFMTKEEADKLVAQGVSVVEDSGRGYRKVVASPMPLRICELGTIKTLAEAGHVVITCGGGGIPVFDEGGKLVGAEAVIDKDNASSLLAREIGADYLVILTAVEKVAINFGKENQEWLSDLSIDQAKQYIAEDQFAKGSMLPKVEAAIRFAESGEGRNALITLLEKAKEGINGETGTVIHK from the coding sequence ATGGCAAAGAAGATTGTTATCGCACTAGGCGGAAACGCACTCGGTAACACAGTTGATGAGCAGCGTGAAGCTGTTGCTCATACTGCGGAAGTAATCGTTGATTTGATTGCTGAAGGTCATGACCTGATAGTTACACACGGAAATGGACCTCAGGTTGGAATGATTCAGAATGCAATGGATGCTCTTGCAGCTACACACCATGGATATGGTGCGGTTCCGCTACCTACAAGTGTTGCTATGTCACAGGGATACATTGCAATCGACCTTCAGAACGCAATAAAATACGAGCTTAAGAAGAGAGGAATGGATAAGAAGGTATCATCGATTATCTCACAGACACTCGTTGATCCTGCTGATGAAGCATTTAAGAATCCGACTAAACCGATTGGAAGCTTTATGACTAAGGAAGAAGCAGATAAGCTTGTTGCACAGGGTGTCTCAGTAGTTGAAGACTCTGGCAGAGGTTACCGCAAGGTGGTTGCATCACCAATGCCATTAAGAATCTGCGAACTAGGAACTATCAAAACACTTGCTGAAGCAGGTCATGTTGTAATCACTTGTGGAGGTGGTGGAATTCCAGTGTTTGACGAAGGTGGTAAACTCGTTGGAGCAGAGGCTGTAATAGATAAGGATAACGCTTCAAGTCTTCTTGCAAGGGAGATTGGGGCTGATTATCTCGTAATTCTTACAGCTGTAGAAAAGGTTGCCATCAACTTCGGCAAGGAGAACCAGGAATGGTTATCAGATCTTTCAATTGATCAGGCTAAACAGTACATTGCTGAGGATCAGTTTGCAAAAGGTTCAATGCTACCTAAGGTTGAAGCGGCTATTCGCTTTGCAGAATCTGGAGAAGGCAGAAATGCGCTTATCACACTGCTAGAGAAAGCTAAAGAAGGTATAAACGGAGAGACGGGAACGGTTATTCATAAATAG
- the fdrA gene encoding DUF1116 domain-containing protein, producing the protein MLKTIVKAGSYHDSVTLMLLTNAVSTVDGVNKVSIMMATPANKDIFKQSGLETEELMNATANDMVVVADVSEESVLAALMDKVDEYFAKEANADKKSEGNKSAKSWDQALKQMPDANLAVISIPGAYAALEADRALDEGMNVFMFSDNVTIEDEKKIKDKAHEKGLVVMGPDCGTGIIQSVPIAFTNTVNPGSIGIIGASGTGIQELTTIIDRLGEGVTNAIGTGGRDLSEEVGGTTMMDVIDAMEKDQTVKVLVVISKPPAKSVRDKIAARLSVYSKPVVCLFLGEKPEYYEEGLYQTYTLDECARLAVSLVRGQKVAEGTVDCDRSKFFKPEDKKTIKAYYSGGTLAGEAAMMIKDALKITDNTYADGFKLNHDGHVVIDLGDDMYTQGKPHPMTDPTKRVECMEEAMDDPSTGVILFDVVLGYGSHDDMAGALIPAVETLKNKAKSQNREIFFVAEVCGTRNDYQGYDESVKKLQDAGVIVAETNKLAVEIAIEAVGYKFTEEPKETRPKEVKEFTPAEPSEKLLSMLSHKPKVINIGLKSFAEVTAKFGCDVVQYDWMPPAGGNIELIKALNFLRNYEGFDIDEANRKVIAKVVAAQPVLKDNVPAMTVISELNENNGRVILHAGPPIEYKDMPATVQGSCVGAVLFEEWADNEADARKLLESGEIKFIPCHHCNAVGPMGGITTQHMPVFVVQNETDGNYAYCQMNEGIGKVLRFGAYSEEVVNRLRWMRDVLGPTLGRAIRSIEGGLNVNPLIAKAIAMGDEFHQRNIAASLCFLKEMAPIITDMDMPEDEKSQVIKFLSDTDQFFLNIMMATGKSIMDGARRLTEGTVVTAMCRNGVNFGIRIAGMGDEWFTGPVNTPQGLYFTGYDGEDACPDIGDSAITETVGVGGMAMIAAPAVTRFVGAGGYEDALNTSNEMTEITIDRNPNYIIPNWNFTGTCLGIDARLVVEKGITPVINTGIAHKIAGFGQIGAGTVHPPIEAFEKAVLAYAKKLGF; encoded by the coding sequence ATGCTAAAGACAATTGTAAAAGCAGGAAGTTATCATGATTCTGTTACCCTAATGCTACTTACTAATGCGGTTTCGACAGTTGATGGTGTAAACAAGGTATCCATCATGATGGCAACTCCAGCTAACAAGGACATTTTTAAGCAGAGTGGGCTTGAGACTGAAGAGCTAATGAACGCAACTGCTAACGATATGGTAGTTGTTGCTGATGTATCAGAAGAGAGCGTGCTCGCTGCGCTTATGGATAAGGTTGACGAGTACTTTGCAAAGGAAGCAAATGCTGATAAAAAAAGCGAAGGAAATAAATCAGCAAAGAGCTGGGATCAGGCGCTTAAGCAGATGCCAGATGCTAACCTAGCAGTAATCTCGATTCCAGGAGCTTACGCTGCACTTGAGGCAGATAGAGCTCTCGACGAGGGCATGAATGTATTCATGTTCTCCGACAATGTAACAATTGAGGATGAGAAGAAGATCAAGGATAAGGCTCACGAGAAAGGTCTCGTGGTTATGGGTCCAGACTGTGGAACGGGAATCATTCAGAGTGTGCCAATTGCATTTACAAACACTGTAAATCCTGGATCAATTGGCATCATTGGTGCTTCTGGAACGGGTATTCAGGAGCTCACAACTATTATCGATAGACTGGGTGAGGGTGTAACAAATGCTATCGGCACTGGTGGACGTGACCTCTCTGAAGAAGTTGGCGGTACCACTATGATGGATGTCATCGATGCTATGGAAAAGGATCAGACAGTCAAGGTGCTCGTTGTTATCTCTAAACCACCAGCAAAGTCAGTAAGAGACAAGATTGCAGCAAGACTTAGCGTTTATAGTAAGCCTGTAGTTTGCTTATTCCTAGGTGAGAAGCCAGAATATTACGAAGAAGGTCTGTATCAGACTTATACACTTGATGAGTGTGCTCGTCTTGCAGTGAGCTTAGTAAGAGGCCAGAAAGTGGCTGAAGGGACTGTTGATTGCGACAGGTCTAAGTTTTTCAAGCCTGAAGATAAGAAGACAATCAAAGCGTATTACTCCGGCGGTACATTGGCAGGCGAGGCTGCTATGATGATTAAGGATGCCCTTAAGATTACTGATAATACTTATGCAGATGGATTTAAGCTAAATCACGATGGCCACGTTGTAATCGACCTAGGCGATGACATGTATACTCAGGGCAAGCCACACCCTATGACTGATCCTACAAAGAGAGTGGAGTGCATGGAAGAGGCTATGGACGACCCTAGCACAGGTGTAATCCTATTCGATGTTGTTCTAGGATATGGTTCTCATGACGATATGGCTGGCGCTCTTATTCCGGCTGTTGAGACATTAAAGAATAAGGCTAAATCTCAGAATAGAGAAATTTTCTTCGTAGCAGAGGTTTGCGGAACAAGAAATGATTATCAGGGTTATGACGAATCTGTTAAGAAGCTTCAGGATGCAGGCGTAATCGTAGCGGAGACTAACAAGCTAGCCGTTGAGATTGCTATCGAAGCTGTAGGATATAAATTCACTGAGGAGCCAAAAGAAACAAGACCTAAGGAAGTAAAAGAATTTACTCCAGCTGAGCCTTCGGAAAAGCTTTTATCGATGCTTTCACACAAGCCAAAGGTAATTAACATCGGTCTTAAGAGCTTTGCAGAAGTTACAGCTAAGTTTGGATGCGATGTAGTTCAATATGATTGGATGCCACCAGCAGGAGGAAACATTGAGCTCATTAAGGCTCTTAACTTCCTCAGAAACTACGAGGGCTTTGATATCGACGAAGCAAACCGCAAGGTTATCGCTAAGGTTGTAGCTGCACAGCCAGTTCTGAAGGATAATGTTCCAGCTATGACTGTTATTTCAGAGCTCAACGAGAACAATGGAAGAGTAATACTTCACGCTGGTCCTCCTATTGAGTATAAGGATATGCCTGCTACAGTACAGGGCTCTTGTGTAGGTGCAGTATTGTTCGAAGAGTGGGCAGATAATGAAGCTGATGCGCGTAAGCTCCTTGAGTCTGGTGAAATTAAGTTCATTCCTTGTCACCACTGTAATGCAGTAGGACCTATGGGAGGAATTACTACTCAGCATATGCCAGTGTTCGTAGTTCAGAACGAAACTGATGGTAATTATGCATACTGCCAGATGAACGAAGGAATAGGAAAGGTTCTTAGATTCGGTGCATACTCAGAAGAGGTTGTAAACAGACTAAGATGGATGAGAGATGTTCTAGGTCCAACCCTCGGAAGAGCTATAAGAAGCATTGAAGGTGGACTGAATGTTAATCCATTAATTGCTAAGGCGATTGCTATGGGTGATGAATTCCACCAGAGAAATATCGCTGCTTCTCTATGCTTCCTAAAGGAAATGGCACCGATAATCACTGATATGGATATGCCAGAGGATGAAAAGTCTCAGGTAATCAAGTTCCTGTCTGATACAGATCAGTTCTTCCTCAATATAATGATGGCTACAGGAAAGTCAATTATGGATGGAGCTAGAAGACTTACAGAAGGAACTGTAGTAACTGCAATGTGCAGAAATGGTGTAAATTTCGGAATCCGTATCGCAGGTATGGGAGATGAGTGGTTCACTGGACCAGTTAATACACCTCAGGGACTCTACTTTACAGGATATGACGGTGAAGATGCGTGCCCAGATATCGGTGATAGCGCTATTACAGAAACCGTTGGAGTTGGTGGTATGGCTATGATTGCTGCACCAGCTGTAACAAGATTTGTTGGTGCTGGGGGATACGAGGATGCTCTAAATACATCAAATGAGATGACAGAGATCACAATCGATAGAAACCCTAATTATATAATTCCAAATTGGAATTTCACTGGTACCTGCCTAGGAATCGACGCAAGACTTGTCGTTGAAAAGGGAATCACTCCTGTAATCAATACAGGTATTGCTCACAAGATTGCGGGATTTGGTCAGATCGGTGCCGGAACAGTGCACCCACCAATTGAGGCATTTGAAAAAGCAGTTCTTGCGTATGCAAAGAAGCTTGGTTTCTAG
- the allD gene encoding ureidoglycolate dehydrogenase, giving the protein MKLSREELKGLMKNKLMQAGLHADDAETTAEILTWAHERGYYSHGAVRVEYYSERIAKGGITVEPNMTWKETGPCSGILDGDNGIGFTVAKAGMEKAIEMAKKNGIAVVGMANLSHSGSIGYYTEMAADEGLLAISFCQSDPMAVPYGGAEPYYGTNPMSFAAPTADDRKIVFDMATTVQAWGKILDKRSKHEEIPADWAVDENGAPVTDPHKVNALNPIAGAKGYGLMMLVDVFSGILLGVPFGGHVSSMYHDLSEGRRLGQMHIVIDPERFVGAEAFKKAMSQCLDELDAMKPAPGFDKVNFPGERAKNRMEKAYATGGLDVADELVEYLKGEPVHFNRYDHKNRFAD; this is encoded by the coding sequence GTGAAATTATCGAGAGAAGAATTAAAGGGCTTAATGAAAAATAAACTCATGCAGGCGGGACTACATGCTGATGACGCTGAAACTACAGCAGAGATTCTTACTTGGGCTCATGAAAGAGGTTACTATTCTCACGGTGCAGTAAGAGTTGAGTATTATAGTGAGAGAATTGCTAAAGGTGGAATCACAGTTGAGCCAAACATGACTTGGAAGGAAACTGGACCATGCTCTGGAATCCTTGATGGAGATAATGGAATAGGTTTTACTGTTGCTAAGGCAGGCATGGAAAAAGCTATTGAGATGGCTAAGAAGAATGGAATCGCTGTTGTGGGAATGGCAAACCTTTCACACTCGGGATCCATTGGTTACTACACAGAGATGGCTGCAGATGAAGGTCTACTAGCAATTTCGTTCTGTCAGTCAGATCCTATGGCAGTTCCTTACGGTGGTGCTGAACCATATTACGGAACAAACCCTATGTCATTTGCAGCTCCAACCGCTGATGATAGAAAGATAGTATTTGATATGGCTACTACAGTTCAGGCTTGGGGAAAGATTCTAGATAAGAGATCTAAGCATGAGGAAATTCCTGCAGATTGGGCAGTGGATGAGAATGGTGCTCCTGTTACAGATCCGCATAAGGTTAATGCTCTTAACCCTATTGCTGGGGCTAAGGGATATGGGCTTATGATGCTCGTCGATGTATTCTCTGGAATTCTTCTTGGTGTACCATTCGGTGGTCATGTTAGCTCCATGTACCACGATCTTTCAGAGGGCAGAAGACTTGGTCAGATGCATATCGTAATTGACCCAGAGAGATTTGTCGGTGCAGAGGCCTTCAAGAAGGCTATGAGCCAGTGCCTAGACGAACTTGATGCAATGAAGCCTGCTCCAGGATTTGATAAGGTAAACTTCCCTGGAGAGAGAGCTAAGAATAGAATGGAAAAGGCTTATGCAACAGGTGGTTTAGATGTTGCAGACGAACTAGTTGAGTATTTAAAGGGTGAACCGGTTCACTTTAATAGATATGATCACAAGAATAGATTTGCTGACTAA
- the allE gene encoding (S)-ureidoglycine aminohydrolase, with translation MSYLNNNTGYRETLLSTRSVYKKGKYTILEPDGIVKNVIPGYENCDTTILGSPAMGASFADYISTVHPGGKNDKIGGDGIESFLYVISGELTVKNADKEADLTEGGYIYSPADKPFSFVNNSDKDAFVYIYRRRYNPLPGKEAYTVVANINDTPWKDYEGMTNCQSKDFLPAAEDLGFDMNMHVLKFAPGACHGYIETHIQEHGAYFLQGKGMYVLDDEWVPLQKGDYVFMDSYVPQACYGVGTEDFIYIYSKDCNRDVEL, from the coding sequence ATGAGTTATTTAAACAATAATACTGGTTACAGAGAGACACTACTTTCGACAAGATCTGTTTATAAGAAGGGTAAGTACACTATTCTTGAGCCAGACGGCATCGTTAAGAACGTTATCCCTGGCTACGAGAACTGCGATACAACTATTCTAGGTTCACCTGCTATGGGCGCATCATTTGCTGATTATATTTCAACAGTTCATCCAGGCGGAAAGAACGATAAAATCGGAGGAGATGGAATCGAATCTTTTCTATATGTAATTAGTGGAGAGCTTACAGTAAAGAATGCTGATAAAGAGGCTGATCTGACAGAGGGTGGTTACATTTATTCGCCAGCAGATAAGCCATTCAGCTTCGTAAACAATAGCGACAAGGACGCTTTCGTTTATATCTACAGAAGAAGATACAACCCACTTCCTGGAAAAGAAGCTTACACAGTTGTTGCAAATATTAACGATACACCTTGGAAGGATTACGAGGGAATGACAAACTGTCAGAGCAAAGACTTTCTACCAGCAGCAGAGGATCTAGGATTTGATATGAACATGCACGTGCTGAAATTTGCTCCAGGTGCATGCCATGGATATATCGAAACTCACATTCAGGAGCATGGCGCATACTTCCTACAGGGTAAGGGGATGTACGTGCTAGATGATGAGTGGGTTCCTCTACAGAAGGGTGACTATGTATTCATGGACTCATACGTACCACAGGCTTGCTACGGTGTAGGTACTGAAGACTTTATCTACATCTACTCAAAGGATTGCAACAGAGACGTTGAGCTGTAA